One genomic region from Vitis riparia cultivar Riparia Gloire de Montpellier isolate 1030 chromosome 17, EGFV_Vit.rip_1.0, whole genome shotgun sequence encodes:
- the LOC117904741 gene encoding uncharacterized protein LOC117904741, with protein MVRERVNSIRPGIIGGSPHPIDGTIIFPPADPTRILRPHRDALILSLGIDKFDVRRILVDPGSSADLVQASVISHMGHNLVGLENPGRIMFGFNGASTISLGDIVLPVQAGPVTLNVLFSVVQDLSPFNIILGRTWLHCMKAIPSTYHQMVSFLTEGGQINLYGSQLAARQCYQIAREPGTSQENEPLPESTHALDQ; from the coding sequence ATGGTGCGTGAGCGTGTCAACTCCATCCGACCTGGGATAATCGGAGGAAGCCCTCACCCCATAGACGGGACAATCATTTTTCCACCAGCAGACCCCACACGGATATTACGTCCGCACCGCGACGCCCTCATTCTATCCTTAGGGATAGACAAATTCGATGTAAGACGCATCTTAGTTGACCCAGGCAGCTCAGCTGATCTGGTACAAGCATCAGTCATAAGCCACATGGGGCACAATTTAGTCGGTCTCGAAAACCCTGGGAGAATCATGTTCGGATTCAACGGGGCATCAACCATTTCCTTAGGAGATATTGTGCTACCAGTTCAAGCTGGCCCAGTCACTCTTAATGTCCTATTTTCAGTGGTACAAGATTTGTCACCCTTCAATATTATCTTGGGGCGCACATGGCTGCACTGCATGAAAGCCATCCCCTCCACATATCATCAGATGGTAAGCTTTCTTACTGAGGGTGGGCAAATCAACCTGTACGGCAGCCAGCTAGCTGCTCGCCAATGCTACCAGATAGCAAGAGAACCAGGGACCAGTCAGGAGAATGAACCTCTCCCTGAGTCCACACACGCACTTGACCAATAG